The following DNA comes from Nocardioides sp. JQ2195.
CCTCGGCCGGCTCGCCCGTGCCGAGCTCGAGCCGCGCCTCGGCGAGCAGGGCTGGGCCGAGCTGGTCGACGAGGTCCGCGACGAGCTGCGCAGTCACCTCGTGGACGGTGTGGTGCGCTTCCCGGCCCGCACCTGGCTGGTGACCGCCGAGAACCCGGTGGTGACCGCCGGGAGCTCGGAGGTGGTCCCGTGATCGAGCTGGGCCGCGCGGAGTTCGAGGCGTTGGTGGACCGCGCCCTCGACGGCATCCCCGACGAGCTGGCCGCCATGGTCCAGAACGTCGTCGTCCTCGTCGAGGACGAGCCGCCCGCCGACGATCCGCACCTGCTCGGCCTCTACGAGGGCGTGGCGCTGACCGAGCGGCAGGCCAACCACGCGGGCCTGCCCGACCAGATCTTCGTCTTCCGCAACCCGCTGCTGGACATGTGCGACAGCGTGGAGCAGCTCGAGGACGAGGTCCGCATCACCGTGGTGCACGAGATCGCCCATCACTTCGGCCTCGACGATGCCGAGCTGCACGCCCTCGGCTACGCCTGAGGCCAGTCCGTCGACCAGCTGGGGGCCGGATCGTCAGGCCAGCAGCCAACCGAGCGCGCAGGCCGTCAGGGAGAGCGTGATCGTCACCACGACGTACGTCGTGCCGCGTCGGGCCCCCAGCCGGTCGGCCTGCACCGCGAACGAGGAGTAGGTCGTCAGGCCGCCGCAGAATCCGACGCCGAGCAACGCCATCTCGTGGCCCGAGAGTGCGAGCGACGAGAGCAGGCCCAGCAGGAAAGAGCCCACCACGTTGACCACCAGCGTGCCGTTCGGGTGGTCGCGGTCGAGGAAGTGCCCGGCGACGAAGCGCAGCGGCGCGCCGACCGCGGCGCCGAGGGCGACCAGGAGCGGGGTCACTCGTCGCCCTCCTCGTCGGCGAACTCGTCCCGGGCCGCCGGGTCGGAGAGGCTGCTGGCCGCGACCACGGCCACCGCGCCGGCGGCGAGCGTGGCCAGGACGTAGGTCACGGCCAGCCCGGCAGCACCGTCAGCGGCGAGGGCGCGTGTCTCCTCGGAGAACGTGGACAGCGTCGTGAACCCGCCGAGGACACCGGGGCCGAGGAGGAGCGGAAGGACCGGGTGACGGCGTACGACGGCGAACGCGGGGAGGAGGGCGAGCACGAAGGCGCCGCTCACGTTGATCGCGAACGTGCCCCAGGGGAAGCCGCCGTCGTGTGGGACAGCCTGGGAGACGATCCAGCGCAGCACGGCCCCGAAGGCACCGCCCAGGGCGACTGCAGCCACGTGGGTGGCCGAGAGACGAGCTCGGGTCACGAGACGTGGTGCACCGTGTCGGCGGTCTCGTTGCCGGGCCAGGGGAGGGGGGCGGCTCCGTTGCCCTGCCGGATGATCTCGCCGAGGAACCAGCCCTGGAACTCGCGCTGCTGGTCGGTCGCCGCCAGGGAGAGCAGGCGCTCGGTGCGGCAGAACGAGTCGGCGAGCTCGAGGACGTCGATGACCTGCAGCGTCACCTTGGGAGCCTCGGGCGTGACCACGAGCCTGATCGGGGTCTGGCGGCTCCCCGCGGCGATCGCCCGGTTGAGCTCGGTGATCCCCTGCGCCTGCTTGATCTCGTCGTCGAAGCGGTTGAACAGGTCGCTGATGGTCTTGGCGACGGGGTAGTCGTCCTCGTGGGCCAGGGAGAGCAGCCGCAGCTCTCGGCGTACGTCGCGGAAGTGGCGCCGCCAGTCGACGTAGACATCCAACGGGAGGGACTCGTAGGTCACCACGATGCCGTCACTGGTGCGGACCTGGGGCGGGCGACCGCTGCTGGGGCCCTCGGAGGTGTAGAGCTGGCCGTCGAGGTCCGGGTGGTCGACCGGCTCGGCTGCCGGCTCGAACCAGACCATCTTGCCGTCCTCGAGCAGCTCGGCTCCCCAGGCGTGCGACGACATGGCGACCATGCCGAGCCCGCGGCCGATGGTGGCCAGGAGCTCGTCGTCGTGGGTCATCCGGCCGTTGGGCTCAGGCGGGACGCGCGAACCGTCGTAGACCTCGATGCGCGGGTGGCGACGCGTGCCGCGCATCCGGATCGCGATGGGTGGCTCGGCATGCAGCAGGGCGTTGGTGACCAGCTCCGAGATGCCGAGCTCGGCGCTCTCGACGAGGTCCTCTCGATCGAGCTTGTGGCAGGCCTCAGCGGCCCAGCGACGCGCATCGGAAACCGAGCGCGGGCTTGACCCCAACCTCACTTCTCTCTGGCTCAGCGGCAAGACCCCACCTGTGTCGAACGAGAACTTCCCCGACCCATCTTGTGGCACCAGGTGTGTGTTTGCCCACTGTCTCGGCGGTTGAAACCTGAAATATCCAACTTCATTTCGGCGATTACGCCTGTGGGTGGAACTATGGGAGCCGAAATCAAGCGTCGAGACAGAGACTCAGAGGGGCCGCAGGCGGATGGCAATCAACAACGGCAAGCACCAGGTGGTCGTCATCGGCTCCGGATTCGGTGGGCTGTTCGGAACCAAGGCCCTGAAGCGCTCTGACCTCGAGGTGACGATGGTCGCGAAGACCACGCACCACCTGTTCCAGCCGCTGCTCTACCAGGTTGCCACCGGGATCCTGTCGCAGGGCGAGATCGCCCCGCCCACCCGCGAGGTGCTGGCGAAGCAGAAGAACGCGCAGGTGCTGCTCGGCACGGTCACCGACATCGACCTCGAGGCCCGCACCGTCACCCACCACGTGCTCGGGCGCCAGACCGTCTCCCACTACGACTCCCTGATCGTCGCCGCCGGCGCCAGCCAGTCCTACTTCGGCAACGACCACTTCGCCGAGTTCGCCCCCGGCATGAAGAGCATCGACGACGCGCTCGAGCTGCGCGGGCGCATCTTCGGGGCGTTCGAGATGGCCGAGAACGCCGCCCGGCGCGGTGAGCCCTACGACCACCTGCTGACCTTCGTGGTGGTCGGCGCCGGCCCGACCGGTGTGGAGATGGCCGGCCAGATCGCCGAGCTGGCGCACAAGACCCTCAAGCGCGACTTCCGCAGCATCGACACCAAGCAGGCCCGCATCATCCTCCTCGACGCGGCGCCGCAGGTGCTCCCGCCGTTCGGTGCCAAGCTCGGCGCCAAGGCCAAGGCCGAGTTGGAGAAGATCGGCGTCGAGGTCCAGCTCGGTGCGATGGTCACCGGAGTCGACGAGCGTGGTCTCGACCTGAAGGACAAGGACGGCACCACCCGTCGCATCGACTCGGTCGCCAAGATCTGGGCCGCCGGCGTGCAGGCCAACCCCCTCGGCAAGACGCTGTCGGAGCAGAGCGGTGCGCCGCTCGACCGGGCCGGCCGCATCTCGGTCAACCCCGACCTGACCCTGCCGGGCCACCCCGAGGTGTTCGTCCTCGGCGACATGATCTCGCTCGACAACCTTCCCGGCGTGGCCCAGGTCGCGATCCAGGGCGCGAAGTACGCCGCCAAGGAGATCGACAACCGGCTCAAGGACAAGGCGCCCCAGAAGCCCTTCAGCTACTTCGACAAGGGCTCGATGGCGATCATCAGCAAGTTCCGCGCCGTCGCCTCCGTCGGCAAGCTGAAGCTGAACGGCAGCATCGCCTGGCTGATGTGGCTGGGTGTCCACCTGATCTACCTGACCGGCTTCAAGAACCGTGTCGGGGCCCTGCTCAGCTGGGCGATCACCTTCATCGGCAACGACCGTTCCGAGCGCACCGTCACCGAGCAGCAGATCTTCGCGCGCCAGGCGTTGGAGCGGCTCGGCAAGGGCGCCCGCGACCTGGTCAGCGAGCCCGGCGAGTTCGACGCAAGGCTCGAGAACCGGCGCGCCGAGCTCGAGGCCCGGGCCGCGGAGGAGGCCCGCCTGACCGACGAGGGTCAGCGCGGCGTCCACCACGAGGTCTGACCTACTCGAACGTCTCCTGCTTCTGCTGGGCCAGCTGTTCGCGCGCCCATCGGGGCAGGATGAAGATGCCTTCGGCGAGGACGGTGGGGCCCTCGGCGTCGGCGATGTGCGCCTCGACGTACGTCTTGACGCCGTCGACCTTCACGATCGCGCCCTCGGCGTGGAGGTCGCCCAGCGGTGTGCCGCGCCGGTAGGTCAGGGTCAGTCGACCGGTCATGCCGGGTGATCCACCGGCTGCCGCGGCCTCCCCGCAGACCTGGTCGAGGATCAGCGCGCTGACGCCGCCGTGGACCAGGCCGGGTGGGCCCTCGTAGGCCGCGCCGAGGTGGAAGTCGGCGGACGCCGTGCCGTCCTCGGACCAATGCGTCTCCAAGGGTGGCGCGATCGCGTTGCGCTGGCCCACGACGGTGTTGCCCATGTTGCGCACCTTGCCCTCGGAGCTGATCACGGCGCCGTACGCCCCCTCGATCTGGCTGGCCCGCAGTCGCGCGGTCAGGGCCTCGACCTGGCTGCGCACGTCCTCCATCTCCTCGTGGGGGACGGTGCTGCGGATCACCGCGTCCACGAGCTCGCGGGTGCTCTGGGCGAGTGCGCCGGCGACCTCGACCTCGCGGGCGATCTCTTCGGGGCTGAGGTCTTCGGTGCGGTAGTTCAACATGGGCTCACCCTAGGGCGTGGCGCAGCAGTGCTTGGTAGTGACACATATCGGGTTGGTCACTCGCCCTGTCGCATGGTCGGATGTGCCCATGATCGAGCTGGTTCCCCCCTCCCCTGACCTCTACGACAGCTGGCTCGAGGCCGAGGACGAGTTCGGCGATGCCCACCGGGACGGGTCCGGCTTCTCCGGTCCCCGCCCCTCGACGGACCGGCCGGCGTACGACGCGATGGTGGCCGACCGCCTGTCGATGGCGGACCCGTCCACCCCGGTCCCGGAGGGGTTCGTGCACTGCACGTTCCTGTGGATGGTCGGGGAGGCTGAGTTCATCGGCTACT
Coding sequences within:
- a CDS encoding metallopeptidase family protein, whose translation is MIELGRAEFEALVDRALDGIPDELAAMVQNVVVLVEDEPPADDPHLLGLYEGVALTERQANHAGLPDQIFVFRNPLLDMCDSVEQLEDEVRITVVHEIAHHFGLDDAELHALGYA
- a CDS encoding CrcB family protein, with amino-acid sequence MTPLLVALGAAVGAPLRFVAGHFLDRDHPNGTLVVNVVGSFLLGLLSSLALSGHEMALLGVGFCGGLTTYSSFAVQADRLGARRGTTYVVVTITLSLTACALGWLLA
- the crcB gene encoding fluoride efflux transporter CrcB, encoding MTRARLSATHVAAVALGGAFGAVLRWIVSQAVPHDGGFPWGTFAINVSGAFVLALLPAFAVVRRHPVLPLLLGPGVLGGFTTLSTFSEETRALAADGAAGLAVTYVLATLAAGAVAVVAASSLSDPAARDEFADEEGDE
- a CDS encoding ATP-binding protein, coding for MRLGSSPRSVSDARRWAAEACHKLDREDLVESAELGISELVTNALLHAEPPIAIRMRGTRRHPRIEVYDGSRVPPEPNGRMTHDDELLATIGRGLGMVAMSSHAWGAELLEDGKMVWFEPAAEPVDHPDLDGQLYTSEGPSSGRPPQVRTSDGIVVTYESLPLDVYVDWRRHFRDVRRELRLLSLAHEDDYPVAKTISDLFNRFDDEIKQAQGITELNRAIAAGSRQTPIRLVVTPEAPKVTLQVIDVLELADSFCRTERLLSLAATDQQREFQGWFLGEIIRQGNGAAPLPWPGNETADTVHHVS
- a CDS encoding NAD(P)/FAD-dependent oxidoreductase; protein product: MAINNGKHQVVVIGSGFGGLFGTKALKRSDLEVTMVAKTTHHLFQPLLYQVATGILSQGEIAPPTREVLAKQKNAQVLLGTVTDIDLEARTVTHHVLGRQTVSHYDSLIVAAGASQSYFGNDHFAEFAPGMKSIDDALELRGRIFGAFEMAENAARRGEPYDHLLTFVVVGAGPTGVEMAGQIAELAHKTLKRDFRSIDTKQARIILLDAAPQVLPPFGAKLGAKAKAELEKIGVEVQLGAMVTGVDERGLDLKDKDGTTRRIDSVAKIWAAGVQANPLGKTLSEQSGAPLDRAGRISVNPDLTLPGHPEVFVLGDMISLDNLPGVAQVAIQGAKYAAKEIDNRLKDKAPQKPFSYFDKGSMAIISKFRAVASVGKLKLNGSIAWLMWLGVHLIYLTGFKNRVGALLSWAITFIGNDRSERTVTEQQIFARQALERLGKGARDLVSEPGEFDARLENRRAELEARAAEEARLTDEGQRGVHHEV
- a CDS encoding PaaI family thioesterase, encoding MLNYRTEDLSPEEIAREVEVAGALAQSTRELVDAVIRSTVPHEEMEDVRSQVEALTARLRASQIEGAYGAVISSEGKVRNMGNTVVGQRNAIAPPLETHWSEDGTASADFHLGAAYEGPPGLVHGGVSALILDQVCGEAAAAGGSPGMTGRLTLTYRRGTPLGDLHAEGAIVKVDGVKTYVEAHIADAEGPTVLAEGIFILPRWAREQLAQQKQETFE